A window of the Apostichopus japonicus isolate 1M-3 chromosome 8, ASM3797524v1, whole genome shotgun sequence genome harbors these coding sequences:
- the LOC139970602 gene encoding tRNA 2'-phosphotransferase 1-like yields the protein MSDTSLSKTLSFVLRHKAPELGFTILPGGYIPVDEILAHHMFRRYSKDDIVRVVNQNQKKRFDMKVDPGRGDLIAANQGHSFLVEDPELEPITDSALFPVVVHGTYFKAWEHIKTEGLKKMNRTHIHFAQGEPGDGEVISGMRGSCQLMIYINLEKALSDGLSFFVSKNGVVLSPGDPSGCISPSYFSDVVQSRPRRRMEFEVPR from the exons ATGAGTGACACAAGCCTGTCCAAGACGTTGTCATTTGTGTTACGCCACAAAGCTCCAGAGTTGGGATTCACTATTCTTCCAG GTGGATACATCCCTGTAGATGAAATCTTAGCTCATCACATGTTTAGAAGGTACTCGAAAGATGACATCGTCAGAGTCGTCAATCAAAATCAGAAAAAGAGGTTTGATATGAAGGTCGATCCGGGCAGAGGAGACCTCATAGCAGCCAATCAAGGACATTCATTCCTG GTGGAAGACCCAGAATTGGAACCAATCACAGATTCAGCGTTGTTTCCTGTGGTGGTTCACGGGACATACTTCAAGGCTTGGGAACATATCAAGACAGAG GGTTTAAAGAAGATGAACAGGACACACATTCACTTTGCACAAGGAGAACCTGGAGATGGTGAAGTCATCAGTG gAATGAGAGGGTCCTGCCAGTTGATGATCTACATAAATCTTGAGAAGGCTCTGAGCG ATGGTTTATCATTCTTTGTTTCCAAGAACGGTGTGGTCTTAAGTCCTGGGGATCCCTCAGGCTGTATATCTCCCTCATATTTCTCAGACGTTGTTCAGAGTAGGCCAC GTAGACGAATGGAATTTGAAGTACCGCGGTGA
- the LOC139970601 gene encoding isoaspartyl peptidase/L-asparaginase-like — MGEVKPTILIHGGAWAIPDHLVKDSVDGVKIAATVGYSVLNKENGTALDAVEAAICSLEENPAFDAGTGAVLNAAGDVALDAIIMEGKELRTGSIACVQNIKNPVKLARLVMEKTDHVMLVGQGANIFAKEMGVPEVPKTDLVTPEAVKYWEEYSKYKEAVHDLFNNKIKGAQGHDTVGAVAIDRQGNVACATSTGGITGKRVGRVGDSPLIGSGGYCDNALGAASTTGHGESIMKVLLARLVLQNIQTGLSTQTAAERALEYMEQRVGGAGGVIAINNKGEIGKHFTTERMPWATISEETLEYGIEPKDHYRETMTKS; from the exons ATGGGGGAAGTTAAACCAACGATACTTATTCATGGAGGTGCTTGGGCAATACCAGATCACCTTGTCAAAGACAGTGTAGATGGAGTGAAAATTGCCGCTACAGTCGGTTACAGTGTCCTCAATAAAGAGAATGGGACTGCTCTGGATGCCGTTGAGGCTGCGATCTGCTCTCTCGAGGAGAACCCAGCCTTTGACGCTG GAACTGGCGCTGTTCTTAATGCTGCTGGTGATGTAGCACTGGATGCTATTATCATGGAAGGCAAGGAGCTTAGGACAGGATCTATTGCTtgtgtacaaaatattaaaaatcctGTGAAATTAGCAAGATTGGTCATGGAAAAG ACAGATCATGTGATGCTGGTAGGTCAAGGTGCTAATATCTTTGCTAAAGAGATGGGTGTCCCAGAAGTACCCAAAACTGATCTGGTGACCCCCGAGGCAGTGAAATACTGGGAAGAGTACTCAAAGTACAAAGAAGCAGTACATGACCTCTTCAACAATAAAATCAA GGGAGCGCAAGGTCATGACACCGTTGGAGCTGTGGCCATCGACCGACAAGGAAATGTGGCGTGTGCCACCTCTACGGGAGGCATCACAGGCAAACGAGTTGGAAGAGTTGGGGACAGTCCTCTCATTG GCAGTGGAGGTTACTGCGATAATGCTTTGGGTGCAGCGTCTACCACCGGACATGGAGAATCTATCATGAAAGTCCTCTTGGCTCGCTTGGTACTTCAGAACATTCAAACAG GGTTGTCGACACAGACAGCCGCAGAAAGAGCCCTTGAATACATGGAACAGAGGGTAGGAGGAGCTGGGGGAGTGATAGCCATCAATAATAAAGGAGAGATTGGCAAACATTTCACAACCGAGAGAATGCCCTGGGCGACAATATCAGAGGAAACATTGGAATATGGTATAGAACCAAAAGATCACTACAGAGAAACCATGACAAAGTCGTAG